One genomic window of Haloferax mediterranei ATCC 33500 includes the following:
- a CDS encoding ABC transporter substrate-binding protein has product MSQDGNSLSRRRFLSAAGTATATAALAGCTGGNGDETTTEETSGGGETTTEDNSGGNGGSPSVLRYGRGSHSPTLDFQNDTSGEVAKVTEQMYDTLINFEPGKSTLTQGLATEYTLEGKTASITLREGVKFHNGEEFTAADFVATYRRFVDNSYENYAGDDYVSAYGPFTLGSWIDEIQVDGDYSMTIKLTQTYAPFLRNLAMFAAAVHSKAAIEEYGTELKKNPVGTGPFKLSNLDDANEIIRLEANTDYWGEGPNVDEVVFVTIGQNSTRAQSLASGELDIVDGLGAQSSVQVENASNADLVRTEGINIGYMAFNMASVEEFRDKRVRQAISHAINTEAIVNEIYSGFATQASQPLPPNVLGHNDDLDPYPYDTDKAQSLLEEAGYGDGFSFELATFQNPRGYNPSPIQTAETVASNLGEIGIDVEINQQSFSPFLEYTAQGRHDACFLGWYTDNADPDNFMYVLLHPQVEEGELTEGQDWVSFDAEGYNTSNRSGWANSEYMDLIEQGQSTYDEAERESLYNQANQIAHDEAPWVYLDYADELRGVSKRVSGFKIAAISGPYLNLVSLN; this is encoded by the coding sequence ATGTCACAAGATGGCAATTCCCTATCCCGGCGCCGCTTCCTGAGCGCCGCGGGGACGGCTACGGCCACCGCAGCTCTCGCGGGCTGTACTGGTGGTAACGGCGACGAAACCACGACCGAAGAGACCAGTGGCGGTGGGGAGACCACGACCGAGGATAACTCCGGCGGTAACGGTGGCTCGCCATCTGTCCTGCGGTACGGCCGCGGGAGTCACTCGCCAACGCTCGACTTCCAGAACGATACGAGCGGCGAGGTTGCGAAGGTCACAGAGCAGATGTACGACACGCTCATTAACTTCGAGCCAGGCAAGTCCACGCTGACGCAGGGGCTTGCAACGGAGTACACGCTGGAGGGGAAGACGGCGTCCATCACGCTCCGCGAGGGTGTGAAGTTCCACAACGGCGAGGAGTTCACCGCAGCGGACTTCGTGGCGACGTATCGCCGTTTCGTCGACAATAGCTACGAGAACTACGCTGGCGACGACTACGTCTCCGCCTACGGTCCGTTCACGCTCGGGTCCTGGATTGACGAGATTCAAGTCGATGGCGACTACTCGATGACCATCAAGTTGACCCAGACGTACGCACCGTTCCTGCGCAATCTGGCGATGTTCGCGGCCGCCGTTCACTCCAAGGCCGCCATCGAGGAGTACGGGACGGAACTCAAAAAGAACCCAGTCGGTACCGGTCCCTTCAAGCTGAGCAACCTCGACGACGCGAACGAGATTATCCGCCTCGAAGCGAACACCGACTACTGGGGCGAAGGTCCCAACGTGGACGAAGTCGTCTTCGTCACCATCGGACAGAACTCCACGCGTGCGCAGTCGCTCGCGTCGGGCGAACTCGATATCGTCGACGGTCTCGGCGCGCAGTCGTCCGTGCAGGTCGAAAACGCGAGTAACGCCGACCTCGTCCGCACCGAGGGTATCAACATCGGCTACATGGCGTTCAACATGGCGAGTGTGGAGGAGTTCCGCGACAAGCGCGTCCGGCAGGCAATCAGCCACGCCATCAACACCGAAGCCATCGTCAACGAGATTTACTCCGGCTTCGCGACACAAGCGAGCCAACCGCTTCCGCCGAACGTCCTCGGCCACAACGACGACCTCGACCCGTACCCGTACGACACCGACAAGGCACAGAGCCTCCTCGAAGAGGCGGGCTACGGCGACGGCTTCTCGTTCGAACTGGCGACGTTCCAGAACCCCCGCGGGTACAACCCATCGCCGATTCAGACCGCAGAGACCGTCGCGTCCAACCTCGGCGAAATCGGCATCGATGTCGAAATCAACCAGCAGTCGTTCAGTCCGTTCCTCGAATACACCGCACAGGGACGCCACGACGCCTGTTTCCTCGGTTGGTACACCGACAACGCCGACCCGGACAACTTCATGTACGTCCTGCTTCACCCGCAGGTGGAAGAAGGAGAACTCACCGAGGGCCAAGACTGGGTCAGCTTCGACGCGGAAGGCTACAACACCAGTAACCGCTCCGGCTGGGCGAACAGCGAGTACATGGACCTCATCGAGCAGGGGCAGAGCACCTACGACGAAGCAGAGCGTGAATCGCTGTACAACCAGGCGAACCAGATTGCGCACGACGAAGCTCCCTGGGTGTATCTCGACTACGCGGACGAACTCCGCGGTGTTTCAAAGCGTGTCAGCGGGTTCAAAATCGCGGCCATCAGCGGCCCGTACCTCAACCTGGTTAGCCTGAACTAA
- a CDS encoding ABC transporter permease, producing the protein MISTRFVLKRLLLLVPVLVGVASLVFSILHLSPGDPALTIAGERASEEFVRQVEESLGLNDPIWVQYGRFLADAAQFQFGESFIIQRNTPVREVLASKLPVTLELALYGQLIGVSLGIPLGILSAVKQDSITDHLTRIGALTGISVPIFWSGPLLILLFAQMLGWLPTSGRISVLYNVEAIRVTGLVTIDTLLAGNMEMFVSAVRHMILPASVIGVYSMALISRMMRSSMLEVIRQDYMRTARAKGQGAKITVLKHGFRNAMIPVITVIGIQFGGLLGGAVLTETVFAIGGIGTLLVEAIKVGDYPIVQGTVLTFAFLFTLVNLGVDITYSILDPRIEQ; encoded by the coding sequence ATGATTTCGACACGATTCGTACTCAAGCGGCTGCTGTTGCTCGTCCCCGTGCTGGTTGGAGTGGCATCGCTCGTCTTCTCCATCCTGCACCTCTCTCCGGGCGACCCGGCGCTCACCATCGCTGGCGAACGAGCGAGCGAGGAGTTCGTCCGGCAGGTCGAAGAGAGTCTCGGGCTGAACGACCCTATCTGGGTGCAGTACGGGCGGTTCTTGGCCGATGCCGCGCAGTTCCAGTTTGGTGAATCATTCATCATTCAGCGGAACACTCCAGTCCGTGAAGTGCTGGCGAGCAAACTGCCAGTCACGCTCGAACTGGCCCTCTACGGCCAGCTTATCGGCGTCTCGCTCGGCATCCCGCTCGGCATCCTCAGCGCCGTCAAGCAGGACAGCATCACGGACCACCTGACCCGTATCGGTGCGCTCACCGGTATCAGCGTCCCCATCTTCTGGAGCGGTCCGCTTCTCATCTTGCTGTTCGCACAGATGCTCGGATGGCTCCCGACGAGCGGCCGGATTTCGGTCCTCTACAACGTCGAGGCCATCCGCGTAACGGGGCTTGTCACAATCGACACGCTCCTTGCCGGGAACATGGAGATGTTCGTCTCGGCGGTTCGCCACATGATTCTCCCGGCGTCGGTTATCGGCGTCTACTCGATGGCGCTCATCTCGCGGATGATGCGCTCGTCGATGCTGGAGGTCATCCGGCAAGACTACATGCGGACTGCCCGCGCGAAGGGCCAAGGCGCGAAGATTACGGTCCTGAAACACGGCTTCCGCAACGCGATGATTCCCGTCATCACGGTCATCGGCATCCAGTTCGGTGGCCTGCTCGGCGGTGCAGTGCTGACGGAGACGGTGTTCGCCATCGGCGGTATCGGAACGCTCCTCGTCGAGGCCATCAAGGTCGGCGATTACCCCATCGTTCAGGGGACGGTCCTCACCTTCGCGTTCCTGTTCACGCTGGTCAATCTCGGCGTCGACATCACCTACTCCATCCTTGACCCGAGGATCGAACAATGA
- a CDS encoding ABC transporter permease — protein sequence MSTETKTTTETPADVGQRGLIDRLRASPFVSRLLSNRLALAGIAIIVTMVVIAIYARLFIDLEVITQSQLGTNPNRAAPSFQYLFGTDGQARSLLPRVAYGAWYAMLFGTVTVAASTTLGVGLGIIAAYYGDVTDNVIMRTMDVLLAFPSLLLALALVAIFPDELGLWRAVAALTLVYTPRFARVVRGAALTVLENEYIDATVALGAADPRVLVRHVLPNCLAPITVQSTLNFGLAIIDLAALSFLGFGAEAGTPSWGLMLSNGVSQGLLTGIWWWSFFPGFFLALTVLGFNLLGDGMRDALDPRMREAVD from the coding sequence ATGAGCACGGAAACCAAGACGACGACCGAGACGCCGGCCGACGTGGGTCAACGCGGTCTTATCGACCGCCTCAGAGCCTCGCCGTTCGTCTCCCGACTGCTGTCGAATCGCCTCGCACTGGCTGGGATTGCCATCATCGTCACGATGGTGGTCATCGCCATCTACGCGCGACTGTTCATCGACCTGGAGGTCATCACCCAGTCGCAACTGGGGACGAACCCGAACCGCGCAGCACCGAGTTTCCAGTACCTCTTCGGAACTGACGGACAGGCGCGGAGCCTCCTACCGCGGGTCGCCTACGGCGCGTGGTACGCGATGCTGTTCGGGACCGTCACCGTCGCCGCGTCGACCACCCTCGGCGTCGGTCTCGGCATCATCGCCGCGTACTACGGCGACGTGACGGACAACGTCATCATGCGGACGATGGACGTGTTGCTCGCGTTCCCCTCGCTGCTCTTGGCGCTGGCGCTCGTCGCCATCTTCCCCGACGAACTCGGGCTTTGGCGGGCGGTCGCCGCGCTGACCTTGGTCTACACGCCGCGGTTCGCTCGCGTCGTTCGCGGGGCCGCACTGACCGTGCTCGAAAACGAGTACATCGACGCGACCGTCGCCCTCGGCGCGGCAGACCCGAGAGTGCTGGTTCGGCACGTTCTGCCGAACTGTCTCGCACCGATTACGGTGCAGAGTACGCTCAACTTCGGTCTCGCCATCATCGACCTCGCCGCCCTCTCGTTCCTCGGGTTCGGTGCCGAGGCCGGGACGCCCTCGTGGGGACTCATGCTCTCGAACGGCGTGAGTCAGGGTCTCCTCACGGGCATCTGGTGGTGGTCGTTCTTCCCCGGGTTCTTCCTCGCACTCACCGTGCTTGGATTCAACCTCCTCGGTGACGGGATGCGCGACGCACTCGACCCACGGATGCGCGAAGCGGTCGACTAA
- a CDS encoding DUF7268 family protein, with the protein MPAEPDHPTEERPPLVEQATVRLRIVGTAVLVGVLISTGALAGTVLAGAYATSVDTAFALGSLVFGFGLLGWSGAVALGRGIESMQNHLDTGTGWTEPDARRAMARILGFGLGVMLGTMGFGSVLVSA; encoded by the coding sequence ATGCCCGCCGAACCTGACCACCCGACAGAAGAGCGCCCGCCGCTCGTCGAGCAGGCCACAGTCCGCCTCCGAATCGTTGGCACCGCAGTCCTCGTCGGCGTCCTCATCTCGACGGGTGCGCTGGCCGGGACCGTACTGGCGGGTGCGTATGCAACGAGCGTCGACACGGCGTTCGCACTCGGATCGCTCGTGTTCGGGTTCGGACTTCTCGGGTGGTCGGGTGCCGTCGCACTCGGTCGCGGCATCGAGTCGATGCAGAACCACCTCGACACCGGGACGGGGTGGACCGAACCGGACGCACGCCGGGCGATGGCCCGAATCCTCGGGTTCGGTCTCGGCGTGATGCTCGGGACGATGGGGTTCGGTTCGGTCTTGGTCTCGGCGTGA
- a CDS encoding orc1/cdc6 family replication initiation protein: MRRFERKQNVFTNKDALGESYKPERIEERDDEISEYMDALQPVVDGWEPNNVFLYGNTGVGKTAVTEFLLEMLLEDVSQYDDVDLSVISINCKTLNSSYQVAVELVNELRPPGAEISSTGYPQQTVFKKLFQELDDVGGTILIVLDEVDSIGDRDELLYELPRARSNGKLEDAKVGLIGISNDFKFHDQLDPRVQDTLCERELHFPPYQAPELQNILESRAEVAIAADACEEGVLNLCAALAARDSGSARQALDLLRLAGEHAENKDDEKITLDHVDIARQKLEQERVVEGMRELTENGHFALLAVVSKAAHDETPCRMRDLYQEYLRLCNSAGIDPLAQRSVHNHLSDLRMLGILSAEENRTGSRGNYYSYALDVPFSSAMEALSDVLSLDSVLDEIRKTAKQAEAV, from the coding sequence ATGCGCCGGTTCGAGCGAAAACAAAACGTCTTCACCAACAAGGACGCCCTCGGGGAGTCCTACAAGCCCGAGCGCATCGAAGAGCGCGACGACGAGATTTCGGAGTACATGGACGCACTCCAACCGGTCGTCGACGGGTGGGAACCGAACAACGTCTTCTTGTACGGCAACACCGGCGTGGGAAAGACTGCGGTCACCGAGTTCCTCCTCGAGATGCTTCTCGAAGACGTATCGCAGTACGACGACGTCGACCTGAGCGTCATCTCTATTAATTGCAAGACGCTCAACTCCTCGTATCAGGTTGCGGTCGAACTCGTCAACGAACTCCGACCACCAGGTGCGGAAATCAGTTCGACCGGCTATCCTCAACAGACTGTCTTCAAGAAGTTGTTCCAGGAGTTGGACGACGTCGGTGGAACTATCCTCATCGTCCTCGACGAGGTGGACTCCATCGGCGACCGCGACGAACTCCTCTACGAACTCCCGCGAGCGCGTTCGAACGGCAAACTCGAAGACGCGAAAGTCGGTCTCATCGGTATCTCGAACGACTTCAAGTTCCACGACCAACTCGACCCGCGCGTGCAGGACACGCTTTGCGAGCGCGAACTGCACTTCCCGCCGTACCAGGCCCCGGAACTCCAGAATATCCTCGAATCCCGTGCTGAGGTCGCCATCGCAGCCGACGCCTGCGAAGAAGGCGTTCTCAATCTGTGTGCCGCGCTCGCCGCCCGCGACAGTGGGAGTGCGCGGCAGGCTCTCGACCTGCTCCGACTGGCTGGCGAACACGCCGAAAACAAAGACGACGAGAAAATCACGCTCGACCACGTCGATATCGCCCGCCAGAAACTCGAACAGGAGCGCGTCGTCGAAGGAATGCGAGAACTCACCGAAAACGGGCATTTTGCCCTCCTCGCAGTCGTCTCGAAGGCCGCCCACGACGAGACGCCGTGCCGGATGCGCGACCTCTATCAGGAGTATCTTCGCCTGTGCAACTCCGCCGGTATCGACCCGCTCGCCCAGCGCTCGGTCCACAACCATCTGTCCGACCTTCGGATGCTCGGCATCCTCTCGGCAGAAGAGAACCGAACCGGGTCGCGGGGGAACTATTACAGTTACGCCCTCGACGTACCCTTCTCCAGCGCGATGGAAGCGCTCTCCGACGTGCTCTCGCTCGATTCCGTCCTCGACGAGATTCGGAAGACGGCGAAGCAGGCCGAAGCGGTCTGA
- a CDS encoding DUF4129 domain-containing protein gives MDRSALRSLVLALLAVVALSLVAATIDSTVVTDGGPSGFGVGSSDGGVAGESESTGYQPASSTAGDFDIPAPCFPWLLSPTVIGLISVAFLLLGGYVYLRSRSLLPPLAVFLTLGPPVILVISLFTACSTELSFSSRVSGAARNVSFLPPGGGGQLGDGGSAAQTVSPPTLVFGLLLAVALVVALVMLVTGTGDTPTPDDDAETVDVEPDADVAAVGRAAGAAAERIESDETDVENEVFRAWGEMTTLLDVPNPQSATPAEFAASAVDAGMSRGDVTDLTTLFEEVRYGGFEATTERERRAVSALRNIESTYANREPGHNKHGSESGEDTEESQ, from the coding sequence GTGGACCGCTCTGCCCTCCGTTCCCTCGTACTCGCCCTCCTCGCGGTTGTCGCCCTTTCCCTCGTCGCGGCGACTATCGACTCGACCGTCGTCACGGACGGTGGCCCATCAGGATTCGGAGTCGGTAGCTCCGACGGTGGCGTGGCGGGTGAGTCTGAATCGACTGGCTATCAACCTGCTTCGAGTACGGCTGGCGACTTCGATATTCCGGCACCGTGTTTCCCGTGGTTGCTCTCACCCACGGTTATCGGCCTCATCTCCGTCGCTTTCCTTCTTCTCGGTGGGTACGTCTATCTGAGGTCACGGTCGCTTCTCCCGCCGCTTGCCGTCTTCTTAACTCTCGGGCCCCCTGTTATCCTCGTTATTAGCCTTTTTACGGCGTGCAGTACGGAGCTATCGTTCTCCTCTCGCGTCTCCGGGGCCGCGAGGAACGTCTCGTTTCTTCCGCCGGGTGGTGGCGGACAACTCGGTGACGGTGGCAGCGCAGCACAAACTGTTTCGCCCCCGACGCTGGTGTTCGGTCTCCTGCTCGCAGTCGCACTGGTCGTCGCACTCGTGATGCTCGTCACCGGTACCGGAGATACCCCGACCCCCGACGACGATGCCGAGACCGTGGATGTCGAACCGGACGCCGACGTCGCTGCTGTCGGGCGGGCCGCCGGGGCCGCCGCCGAACGCATCGAGTCCGATGAAACCGATGTGGAAAACGAAGTCTTCCGGGCGTGGGGTGAGATGACGACGCTACTCGACGTTCCGAACCCACAGTCCGCCACACCGGCCGAGTTCGCCGCCTCGGCGGTCGACGCCGGAATGTCGCGCGGTGACGTGACTGACTTGACGACGCTCTTCGAGGAGGTCAGATACGGCGGCTTCGAGGCAACCACAGAGCGCGAGCGCCGAGCGGTTTCGGCACTCAGAAACATCGAATCGACCTACGCCAACAGGGAACCGGGTCATAACAAACACGGCTCGGAGTCCGGCGAAGACACCGAGGAATCCCAATGA
- a CDS encoding DUF7269 family protein — protein sequence MTKTRTLALVVGVLATTAGLAIIAGVSLGLELTDLFLGLVAALAALQGLRYVQRRRDTSYKTTTTDDPEMRVSVPVPGVDFDDEIAAAMTRRKRWAARSRVVDRLESRARQALVLRGGRTPAEAETLLDSGAWTDDVVAARFLGAEASLPLRRRLRLLLSGQSMFAERVDRTVAAISNIGNESAQTSLDETGSVTVDETGGEHP from the coding sequence ATGACGAAAACACGAACTCTCGCGCTTGTCGTCGGTGTTCTCGCCACAACTGCGGGACTCGCAATCATCGCGGGCGTCTCTCTCGGACTCGAACTGACCGACCTGTTTCTCGGGCTTGTTGCCGCGCTCGCGGCATTACAGGGGCTTCGGTACGTCCAGCGCCGACGCGATACCTCGTACAAAACCACTACGACGGATGACCCGGAAATGCGCGTCTCAGTTCCGGTTCCTGGCGTTGATTTCGATGATGAAATCGCGGCGGCCATGACTCGTCGGAAGCGGTGGGCTGCCCGTAGTCGAGTTGTCGACCGCCTCGAATCGCGCGCGCGACAAGCACTCGTCCTCCGCGGCGGTCGAACACCGGCGGAAGCCGAGACGCTTCTCGATTCTGGTGCGTGGACCGATGATGTAGTCGCTGCCCGCTTCCTCGGTGCGGAGGCTTCGCTTCCGCTCCGTCGCCGACTTCGACTGCTCCTGTCCGGCCAGTCCATGTTCGCCGAGCGCGTTGACCGGACCGTCGCTGCAATCTCGAATATCGGAAACGAGTCCGCGCAGACTTCACTCGACGAAACTGGGTCGGTCACGGTCGACGAAACGGGGGGTGAACACCCATGA
- a CDS encoding DUF58 domain-containing protein, translated as MTHRFDTERWVGIEGLVLIAAAAGVFTREAALFLLAGLGVVLLGYARIAAVPEVSLHIERDITDSTPAPDDEVEVTLHVTNEGPRTLFDLRIVDGVPPALAVSDSPARLGTALRPGATATVTYTVTAIRGEHTWDETVAVVRDPSGAVECRETAFAETTLRCEPELAATADLPLRGLTSRYAGRVETDVPGSGLEFASIREYRRGDPIRRIDWNRRARTGELATVQFREERAAAVVLVVDTRSEAHVAPDADDETAVERCVDAASIAFPALLDSGDSVGIAAFGPEECWLAPSSGSDHRARARRLFATHAAFAPTPPDKAFFPSVAMRRLRRRLSSDAQVIFCSPLADDYAASVARRLEAYGHAVTLVSPDPTAIQTVGARLARLERDLRLRELRRSGLRVVDWGDEPLAVALSQAEAGWSR; from the coding sequence ATGACCCACCGATTCGACACTGAGCGTTGGGTCGGAATCGAAGGTCTCGTCCTCATCGCCGCCGCGGCGGGTGTGTTCACTCGGGAGGCTGCGCTCTTCTTGCTCGCCGGACTCGGTGTCGTTCTTCTCGGCTACGCCCGAATCGCCGCCGTCCCCGAGGTGTCGCTACATATCGAGCGTGACATCACTGATTCGACGCCTGCACCGGACGACGAGGTCGAAGTCACGCTCCACGTCACCAACGAGGGGCCACGAACGCTCTTCGACCTCCGCATCGTCGACGGCGTACCACCGGCGCTCGCCGTCTCTGACAGTCCTGCCCGTCTCGGAACGGCCCTCCGCCCCGGGGCGACCGCAACAGTGACGTACACCGTTACGGCGATTCGCGGCGAGCACACCTGGGATGAGACAGTTGCTGTCGTCCGCGACCCGAGTGGTGCTGTCGAATGTCGCGAGACAGCTTTCGCAGAGACGACGCTGCGGTGTGAACCCGAACTGGCCGCGACGGCTGACCTTCCGCTCCGCGGACTCACCTCAAGATATGCCGGACGCGTCGAGACGGACGTACCGGGGTCGGGACTGGAGTTCGCCTCCATCCGCGAGTACCGCCGCGGCGACCCGATACGCCGAATTGACTGGAACCGTCGCGCACGCACGGGCGAACTCGCAACCGTCCAGTTCAGAGAAGAGCGCGCCGCGGCCGTCGTCCTCGTCGTCGACACGCGCTCGGAGGCACACGTCGCCCCCGACGCCGACGACGAAACGGCAGTCGAACGGTGTGTCGACGCCGCGAGCATCGCGTTCCCGGCCCTCCTCGACAGCGGTGACAGCGTCGGTATCGCAGCCTTCGGCCCGGAAGAGTGTTGGCTTGCCCCTTCGTCGGGGTCGGACCACCGCGCTCGCGCTCGGCGACTCTTCGCGACACACGCCGCGTTCGCGCCGACACCGCCTGACAAGGCGTTTTTCCCCTCCGTGGCCATGCGCCGACTTCGCCGTCGGCTTTCGAGCGACGCGCAAGTCATCTTCTGCTCGCCGCTCGCCGACGATTACGCCGCATCCGTCGCGCGCCGGTTGGAGGCGTACGGCCACGCCGTGACTCTCGTCTCGCCGGACCCGACGGCAATCCAGACAGTCGGTGCCCGACTCGCACGGTTGGAACGTGACTTGCGACTTCGCGAGTTGCGTCGCAGCGGCCTCCGCGTCGTCGACTGGGGTGACGAACCGCTCGCAGTCGCCCTTTCGCAGGCTGAGGCGGGGTGGTCGCGATGA
- a CDS encoding DUF7519 family protein, which produces MVAMKEITRRPTRTGTAMSLSAASLATLALAFTTTMAAAGALVATVILAASLVRSSRRVLDVAGGLFFLSLVVGGMSGPGAEPILLAAIASILAWDLGENALSVGDHLGRETDTTRLELVHAAATLLVLTVGAGVVYGVDAVASGGQPIAAVVLLLLGAVALVSVVRR; this is translated from the coding sequence GTGGTCGCGATGAAAGAGATAACTCGCCGACCGACGCGTACGGGCACCGCGATGTCGCTTTCGGCGGCCAGTCTCGCCACGCTCGCGCTCGCGTTCACGACGACAATGGCTGCCGCTGGGGCGCTCGTCGCCACAGTCATCCTCGCTGCCAGCTTAGTCCGAAGTTCCCGCCGCGTCCTTGACGTAGCGGGTGGCCTGTTTTTCCTCTCGCTCGTCGTCGGCGGTATGAGCGGGCCTGGTGCGGAACCAATCCTACTGGCGGCTATCGCGTCGATTCTCGCGTGGGACCTCGGAGAAAACGCGCTGTCTGTCGGCGACCACCTGGGCCGTGAGACCGACACGACCCGTCTCGAACTCGTTCACGCCGCGGCGACACTCCTCGTGCTCACAGTCGGAGCGGGCGTCGTCTACGGAGTCGACGCGGTTGCCTCCGGCGGCCAGCCAATCGCCGCAGTCGTATTGTTGTTGCTGGGCGCAGTGGCGCTCGTTTCGGTCGTCAGGCGATGA
- a CDS encoding AAA family ATPase, with protein MDIDTASETCTQVLDAISEAVIADRSFLETVLTGVLARGHVLLEDVPGTGKTLTARSVATALGLSFSRVQFTPDLLPTDVTGTNIYDERDRTFEFSPGPIFANVVLADEINRAPPKTQAALLEAMEEGQVTVDGETHQLPTPFFVIATQNPVEQEGTFTLPEAQVDRFVVKSAIGYPDVDGEVELLRRRAGRTEQSPSVECVLDRDSVVAIRRAPESVRVDDDLLRYMADLARETRTDRRVRIGVSPRGTQRLFEATRARAVIEGREFVTPDDVKHVTQSVLAHRLVLTPDARVEDVQKSDVVADVLGRVAVPTLD; from the coding sequence ATGGACATCGACACGGCGAGCGAGACCTGTACGCAGGTTCTCGACGCCATCTCGGAAGCCGTCATCGCCGACCGGTCCTTCCTCGAAACCGTCCTGACAGGCGTCCTTGCCCGCGGTCACGTCCTCCTCGAAGACGTTCCCGGCACCGGGAAAACGCTCACTGCGCGGAGCGTCGCCACCGCGCTCGGACTTTCGTTTTCCCGCGTGCAGTTCACGCCGGACCTCCTCCCAACCGACGTAACCGGGACGAACATCTACGACGAACGCGACCGCACCTTCGAATTCTCGCCCGGTCCCATCTTCGCCAACGTCGTCCTCGCCGACGAAATCAACCGCGCGCCGCCGAAGACGCAGGCCGCACTCTTGGAGGCGATGGAAGAAGGACAGGTGACCGTCGACGGCGAGACGCACCAACTGCCGACGCCGTTTTTCGTCATCGCCACGCAGAATCCCGTCGAACAGGAAGGGACGTTCACGCTCCCCGAAGCGCAGGTCGACCGCTTCGTCGTGAAGTCAGCTATCGGCTACCCGGACGTGGATGGTGAAGTCGAACTCCTCCGGCGGCGTGCAGGACGGACCGAACAGAGTCCGAGCGTCGAGTGCGTCCTCGACCGCGACTCGGTCGTTGCGATTCGGCGCGCGCCAGAATCAGTCCGCGTCGACGACGACCTGCTCCGCTACATGGCTGACCTCGCCCGCGAGACTCGAACTGACCGCCGGGTTCGAATCGGCGTCTCGCCACGCGGGACACAACGGCTGTTCGAGGCCACCCGCGCCCGCGCCGTCATCGAAGGCCGCGAGTTCGTCACGCCGGACGACGTAAAGCACGTCACGCAGTCCGTGCTCGCTCACCGACTCGTCCTCACCCCGGACGCCCGCGTCGAAGACGTACAGAAGTCGGATGTCGTCGCCGACGTGCTCGGCCGGGTAGCCGTGCCGACGCTGGACTGA